In Bacteroidales bacterium, a single window of DNA contains:
- a CDS encoding C1 family peptidase produces the protein MRVKFLTLIVLSISTIYSFAQQGTIGNDELFQLRKSYDKNDLATRAITNALTHNSLKDLVVNLENEGKTDHLFKYKVKVSGITDQKSSGRCWAFASLNTLRPAVMEKLNVSSFEFSLNYLYFWDILEKSNLFLENVIATIDKPWDDRYVEWYFKSPVDDGGVWNLYVNLVQKYGCVPKSVMPETNSSNSTRQLTSIIKTKLREHGYNLREEFGGKKTDRKNIEKQKLTMLSDIYRILCFHLGEPPAEFTWRYETKDGEIKSFEKYTPLQFMQEILPDVKYDEYVMIMNDPTRPYYQYFEIENYRNTKEGVNWKYVNLPNDVIKQICVASIKGNESMYTSSDVGKQLNNKEGILSLDNYDYESIYGIPFGMDKKARIITRESGSAHAMTLIAVDVDENEKPTKWQFENSWGSSSGYNGYLTFTDAWFDEYMFRFVAHKKYLSADVLKVLEKKPIMLPPWDPMF, from the coding sequence ATGAGAGTAAAATTTTTAACGCTGATAGTCCTTTCTATTTCCACAATTTACTCATTTGCTCAACAGGGCACTATCGGCAACGACGAACTATTCCAATTACGTAAAAGCTACGACAAAAACGATCTTGCAACACGTGCAATTACCAACGCTTTAACACACAATAGTTTAAAAGATTTGGTTGTAAATCTTGAAAATGAAGGCAAAACCGATCACCTGTTCAAATACAAAGTAAAAGTAAGTGGTATAACTGATCAAAAAAGCTCTGGTCGCTGTTGGGCATTTGCAAGTCTTAATACATTGCGTCCCGCAGTGATGGAAAAATTGAATGTCTCATCGTTCGAATTCTCATTGAACTACCTCTACTTTTGGGATATTTTAGAAAAATCAAACCTATTTCTCGAAAATGTTATTGCAACTATTGATAAACCCTGGGATGATCGCTATGTAGAGTGGTACTTTAAATCGCCAGTTGATGACGGAGGTGTGTGGAATCTTTACGTTAATTTGGTTCAGAAATATGGATGTGTTCCCAAGTCTGTAATGCCTGAAACCAATAGTAGCAATAGTACAAGACAACTTACAAGTATCATAAAAACAAAACTCAGAGAACACGGCTACAATTTACGCGAGGAGTTTGGTGGTAAAAAGACTGACAGAAAAAATATTGAAAAACAGAAACTTACAATGCTGTCAGATATTTACCGTATTTTATGTTTTCACTTAGGCGAACCTCCAGCTGAATTTACATGGCGTTACGAGACTAAAGATGGCGAAATAAAATCGTTTGAAAAATATACTCCATTACAGTTTATGCAGGAGATACTGCCAGATGTAAAATATGATGAGTATGTGATGATTATGAACGACCCAACGCGTCCTTATTATCAATACTTCGAGATTGAAAACTACAGAAATACCAAAGAGGGCGTAAATTGGAAATACGTAAACCTGCCTAACGATGTTATTAAGCAGATATGTGTGGCATCAATAAAGGGAAATGAGTCAATGTACACGTCAAGCGACGTGGGCAAGCAACTAAACAACAAAGAAGGGATATTGTCTTTAGACAATTATGATTATGAGTCAATTTATGGTATTCCGTTCGGAATGGATAAAAAAGCGAGGATTATTACACGTGAAAGCGGTTCGGCACATGCTATGACACTAATTGCTGTTGATGTTGACGAGAACGAGAAACCAACCAAATGGCAATTCGAAAACAGCTGGGGAAGCAGTAGCGGATATAACGGATACTTAACGTTTACCGATGCTTGGTTCGACGAATATATGTTCCGTTTCGTTGCTCATAAGAAATATCTTTCGGCTGATGTGCTTAAAGTATTAGAGAAGAAACCAATAATGTTACCACCTTGGGATCCAATGTTTTAG
- a CDS encoding LysM peptidoglycan-binding domain-containing protein, with translation MDIKSELQIQFASHTILGKEKKYNTDICESFELVGGMGIVLCDGVDGINNEGGALAAKLALEGVKRHFKRNPIKNPIKALQGAMMLANFSVYDHAMKNERFLQMGVNILLVIVVDNLIYYASTGNNALVLQREGVLYQLVKPNVDDQLSVVLLGREKYTRFSICKNPIQAINNDVILCASDGVFTVFSDQQIAELLYQDDISIDLLSYQIIFKLEEQQTSDNATVALARLTDKNDLPPEGKSVKSEVVDLNDMPEINHFNSEFDHTDDDTDNQNHSEETKEDVKQVKQDKPLSIIKNKRVITVFALVLLASIILILSLDYFLNSGDKDDALVKKRTETTEKQVQKQKQEPETKEIKKQKEKEIKEETPAKQTEHQFYEHKVQKGENLFRISKRYNVTFAQIKEANNLTSETLRYDQKIKIPVKAIHTVSSGESVGTIAQRYKSSTQDILKANEITNENQLKVGAKIIIPLSNN, from the coding sequence ATGGATATAAAATCAGAACTTCAAATACAATTTGCATCACACACAATTCTTGGTAAAGAAAAAAAGTATAATACCGATATTTGTGAAAGCTTTGAGCTTGTTGGCGGAATGGGTATCGTCCTTTGTGACGGTGTTGATGGTATTAACAATGAGGGAGGAGCATTAGCTGCCAAACTTGCTTTAGAGGGTGTGAAGCGACATTTTAAGCGGAATCCCATAAAAAATCCTATAAAAGCATTGCAGGGAGCTATGATGTTAGCTAACTTTTCGGTCTATGACCATGCAATGAAAAACGAACGTTTTTTACAAATGGGAGTGAATATCCTTTTAGTAATTGTTGTTGACAACTTAATTTATTACGCATCTACAGGAAACAATGCTCTTGTTCTTCAACGTGAAGGTGTTCTTTATCAATTGGTTAAACCAAATGTTGATGATCAGTTGTCAGTTGTTCTTTTAGGTCGCGAAAAATATACACGCTTTTCTATTTGCAAAAATCCTATTCAAGCGATTAATAATGATGTTATCCTTTGTGCATCAGACGGTGTGTTTACCGTATTTTCGGATCAACAAATAGCTGAACTTTTATATCAAGACGATATTTCTATCGATTTGCTTAGTTATCAGATTATCTTCAAGTTAGAGGAACAACAAACATCCGATAATGCTACTGTAGCACTTGCAAGATTGACAGATAAAAATGATCTGCCTCCTGAAGGTAAATCCGTAAAGTCAGAAGTAGTTGATTTGAATGATATGCCAGAGATTAATCATTTCAACTCAGAGTTTGATCACACAGATGATGATACAGACAATCAAAATCACAGCGAAGAAACAAAAGAGGACGTTAAACAAGTTAAACAAGATAAGCCCCTATCAATCATCAAAAACAAAAGGGTAATAACTGTTTTTGCTTTAGTATTGTTAGCGTCTATAATATTGATTTTATCATTAGATTATTTTCTAAACAGTGGCGATAAAGATGACGCGTTGGTTAAAAAACGAACTGAAACAACTGAGAAACAGGTGCAAAAGCAGAAACAAGAGCCAGAAACAAAAGAGATAAAAAAACAGAAAGAGAAGGAAATTAAGGAGGAAACACCTGCAAAACAGACAGAACATCAGTTTTATGAACATAAAGTTCAAAAAGGAGAAAACCTGTTTCGTATAAGTAAAAGGTATAATGTTACATTTGCGCAAATTAAAGAGGCAAACAATTTAACGTCAGAAACTCTACGATACGACCAAAAAATAAAGATACCTGTTAAGGCAATTCATACGGTTAGCTCTGGTGAATCAGTAGGCACGATAGCACAACGCTATAAATCAAGTACTCAAGATATATTGAAAGCTAATGAAATAACTAATGAGAACCAACTTAAAGTTGGTGCCAAAATCATTATCCCTTTATCTAATAATTAG
- a CDS encoding RtcB family protein → MKKVIDTERIPIKLWLDEIDANTLQQAKNLANLPFAFKHICLMPDAHSGYGMPIGGVMATEGVIVPNAVGVDIGCGMCAVKTDLKNEPHIRKKLKDIVDDIRKIIPVGFSHHDNAQDENLMPQNYNIDNLYIIKNQYASALKQIGTLGGGNHFIEIQKDSEDIIWIMIHSGSRNLGKKVAEHYNNIAKNLNNLWYSSIDSKTDLAFLPFKTEEARKYYNEMKYCVDFAFANRQLILKRVQEVFVDYFPEINFGEIINIAHNYAQWENHFGKDVVVHRKGATSAHKGEIGIIPGSQGTNSYIVEGLGNPESFASCSHGAGRKMGRNEAIRTLDLEEEQRKLDRLGIVHAVRSKSDLEEAPSAYKNIAHVMANQEDLVKIKVELSPLAVVKG, encoded by the coding sequence ATGAAAAAAGTAATAGATACAGAAAGAATACCAATCAAGCTTTGGCTTGATGAGATTGACGCAAATACGCTTCAACAGGCAAAAAATCTTGCTAATCTGCCTTTTGCATTTAAACACATTTGTTTGATGCCAGATGCGCACTCTGGATACGGAATGCCTATCGGGGGAGTAATGGCTACAGAAGGAGTGATTGTACCCAATGCCGTGGGAGTAGATATAGGTTGCGGCATGTGTGCAGTCAAGACAGATTTAAAGAATGAACCACATATTCGGAAAAAATTAAAAGATATTGTAGATGATATAAGAAAAATAATTCCAGTTGGGTTTTCGCATCATGATAATGCTCAAGATGAAAACCTTATGCCTCAAAACTACAATATTGATAATTTGTATATAATAAAAAATCAATATGCTTCAGCATTAAAACAAATTGGAACACTTGGGGGTGGAAATCACTTTATAGAAATTCAAAAAGATAGCGAGGATATTATTTGGATTATGATACACTCGGGAAGTAGAAATTTGGGTAAAAAAGTTGCAGAACATTATAACAACATAGCAAAGAACCTGAATAATCTTTGGTACTCATCAATTGACTCCAAGACTGACCTCGCTTTTCTACCTTTTAAAACTGAAGAGGCACGAAAATATTATAACGAAATGAAATATTGTGTCGATTTTGCATTTGCAAATCGTCAGTTGATATTAAAAAGAGTACAAGAGGTGTTTGTTGATTATTTCCCAGAAATCAATTTTGGCGAAATTATTAATATTGCTCACAATTATGCTCAATGGGAAAATCACTTTGGCAAAGATGTGGTTGTACACCGTAAAGGTGCTACTTCTGCACATAAAGGTGAAATTGGAATTATTCCCGGCTCGCAAGGTACAAACTCCTATATTGTTGAGGGATTAGGAAATCCCGAAAGTTTCGCAAGCTGTTCACATGGTGCAGGTCGTAAAATGGGACGAAACGAAGCAATACGAACATTAGACCTTGAAGAGGAACAGCGAAAGCTCGATAGATTAGGAATTGTTCATGCTGTAAGAAGTAAAAGTGATTTAGAAGAAGCGCCTTCCGCCTATAAAAACATTGCACATGTTATGGCAAACCAAGAAGATTTGGTAAAAATAAAGGTGGAACTATCGCCACTCGCAGTAGTTAAGGGGTGA
- a CDS encoding Pathogenesis-related transcriptional factor and ERF protein: MTCKIPLKNSDYYAVVDARVYEYLVNDPHLAKIKFLDNLRRHSKGYAFFQKNWKQSDGTYRNETIYLQKVIAEKFIALPDKVNRYWVRFKDGNPNNCKLDNLEWSSLSNVVRNTSKTDNQFGYRGVVKSGNKYQAIIYVNRKALNLGTFSTPEEAAEAYNKKSIELFGVTRSLNKIRK, encoded by the coding sequence ATGACATGCAAAATTCCTTTGAAGAACAGTGATTATTATGCAGTTGTTGACGCAAGAGTTTATGAATATCTTGTGAATGATCCGCATTTGGCAAAAATCAAATTTTTAGATAATCTTCGTCGTCACAGTAAAGGGTACGCTTTTTTTCAAAAAAATTGGAAACAGTCTGATGGTACATATCGTAATGAGACCATATATCTGCAAAAAGTGATAGCTGAAAAATTTATTGCTCTACCAGATAAGGTTAATCGTTACTGGGTGCGTTTTAAAGATGGAAATCCAAATAATTGTAAATTAGATAACTTAGAATGGAGCTCTTTGTCGAACGTTGTTAGAAACACGTCAAAAACAGACAATCAATTTGGGTACAGAGGTGTAGTTAAAAGCGGAAACAAGTATCAGGCTATTATTTATGTTAACCGCAAAGCACTGAACTTAGGTACATTTTCAACACCTGAGGAGGCTGCCGAAGCTTATAATAAAAAATCAATTGAATTGTTCGGAGTTACACGTAGTCTGAATAAAATAAGAAAATAA
- a CDS encoding NUDIX domain-containing protein has product MKKQSSSFTSQLFWGLIPLVVFILAESLFETTTSAIISVSCGLIIFAVQYIRERFLDKFLIIDIIVLSILGAATALFKSELFLKLKPGFTQTLFLIYLGIIVFGSHDVFKQFTERFSFGRFKLSDDNISLLRKNMKIMLYVLIAHTALVFYAAFHWSMTVCVFISGVGFFLAAIIAVLAPFVIKWIKSWGVEYVPILDEKGNVIGKATREYVHTGSFALHPVVHVQILNPSGQIFLQKRSENKKTQPSKWDSAVGGHVKWKETIEQALEREMFEETKLKPSNISLRAQYIWKDHEESEMVFSFVQVTEQEPKVNPKEASQGRWWTVSQIEESPQEIFTSNFLHELPEIKAIIRKIRK; this is encoded by the coding sequence ATGAAAAAACAATCATCTTCCTTTACGAGCCAACTTTTTTGGGGGCTTATTCCTTTAGTTGTTTTTATTCTCGCGGAAAGTCTGTTTGAGACTACTACATCGGCAATAATATCGGTATCGTGCGGGTTAATTATTTTTGCTGTTCAGTATATTAGAGAGAGGTTTTTAGACAAATTCTTAATTATTGATATAATTGTCTTGTCAATTTTAGGAGCCGCCACAGCTCTCTTTAAAAGTGAACTTTTCTTAAAATTAAAACCAGGATTTACACAGACACTTTTTTTAATCTATTTGGGCATCATTGTATTTGGAAGCCACGATGTATTCAAGCAGTTTACAGAACGATTCTCTTTTGGTAGATTTAAACTTAGTGATGACAATATCAGCTTATTAAGAAAAAATATGAAGATTATGCTGTATGTTTTGATAGCACATACAGCCTTAGTTTTTTATGCGGCTTTTCACTGGAGTATGACTGTTTGCGTATTTATTTCGGGAGTTGGTTTTTTCCTTGCAGCAATAATCGCGGTTTTAGCTCCTTTTGTAATAAAATGGATAAAATCTTGGGGTGTTGAGTATGTTCCAATTCTCGATGAAAAAGGGAACGTTATCGGTAAAGCTACGCGTGAATATGTCCACACAGGCTCTTTTGCACTACACCCGGTTGTTCATGTGCAAATTCTTAATCCATCGGGGCAAATATTTCTTCAAAAACGTTCGGAGAATAAAAAAACACAACCCAGCAAATGGGATTCTGCAGTAGGAGGTCATGTAAAGTGGAAAGAGACCATAGAACAAGCCTTGGAACGTGAGATGTTTGAAGAGACAAAACTTAAACCTTCGAACATAAGTTTGAGGGCGCAATATATTTGGAAAGACCATGAGGAGTCGGAAATGGTCTTTTCGTTTGTTCAAGTAACTGAGCAAGAACCGAAGGTTAACCCTAAAGAGGCTTCTCAAGGACGATGGTGGACAGTGTCGCAAATTGAAGAGTCACCACAAGAGATTTTTACTTCAAATTTTTTGCACGAACTGCCAGAAATTAAAGCTATCATTAGGAAAATCAGGAAATAA
- a CDS encoding indolepyruvate ferredoxin oxidoreductase, producing the protein MQKLLLGDEALAQGAIDGGLSGVYAYPGTPSTEITEYIQDSKQAKDRKIRSDWSANEKTAMEAALGMSYAGKRSMSCMKHVGMNVAADCFMNAAVTGVNGGMLTVAADDPGMHSSQNEQDSRYFAKFALVPVLEPSSQQECYDMAYEGFELSEKFNVPVMIRLTTRIAHSRAGVATRETKKQNEILLPKDPRQYVLLPGIARRNYKKLLSIQGELEKASEESKWNKYFDGKDKSKGVIACGIAYNYFRENYPEDKCPYPVIKVSQYPLPRKMVEKMAKEVKEIIVLEDGYPLVEEQIKGFLAKEPVRGRLDGTLPRDGELNPALVAAAFGVKINPGADIPAVVVGRPPAMCTGCSHIDMYTALKEVMQKYGTGRVFSDIGCYTLGALPPYGVINSCVDMGASITMAKGAADAGLVPTVAVIGDSTFAHSGITGLIDAVREKSPITIIISDNESTSMTGGQDSSAVGIIEKVCEAVGVEPEHIHVLLPLKKNHEEMVEVFRREIEYKGVSVIIPRRECIQKAVRRKKKEAKEKKQ; encoded by the coding sequence ATGCAAAAATTACTTTTAGGCGACGAGGCATTAGCTCAAGGAGCTATTGACGGTGGATTGTCGGGTGTATATGCATATCCCGGAACTCCATCGACCGAAATTACCGAGTATATCCAAGATAGCAAACAGGCTAAGGATAGAAAAATACGTAGTGATTGGTCTGCCAATGAAAAAACTGCAATGGAGGCTGCATTAGGTATGTCATATGCCGGAAAACGTTCAATGTCGTGTATGAAACACGTAGGAATGAATGTTGCAGCAGACTGTTTTATGAACGCAGCCGTAACAGGCGTTAATGGTGGCATGCTAACAGTTGCAGCCGATGACCCAGGAATGCACTCATCACAGAATGAGCAAGATAGTAGATATTTTGCAAAATTTGCGCTTGTTCCAGTACTTGAACCATCGTCACAACAGGAGTGTTACGATATGGCTTACGAGGGATTTGAGCTGAGCGAAAAATTCAATGTTCCCGTGATGATTAGACTTACAACTCGTATTGCTCACTCAAGAGCAGGTGTTGCTACACGTGAAACAAAAAAACAGAACGAGATTTTGTTACCGAAAGATCCTCGTCAATACGTTTTACTGCCAGGAATTGCAAGACGAAACTACAAAAAGTTGCTTTCAATACAAGGAGAACTTGAAAAAGCAAGTGAAGAGTCGAAATGGAACAAATACTTTGACGGAAAAGATAAATCAAAAGGCGTAATTGCTTGCGGTATAGCTTATAATTATTTTCGCGAAAATTATCCCGAAGATAAATGTCCATATCCTGTGATTAAAGTTTCTCAATATCCGTTGCCACGCAAAATGGTCGAGAAGATGGCTAAGGAGGTAAAAGAGATTATTGTTCTCGAAGATGGCTATCCGTTGGTTGAAGAGCAAATTAAAGGATTTTTGGCAAAAGAGCCTGTACGAGGACGTTTAGATGGCACTCTGCCACGTGATGGAGAGTTAAATCCCGCTCTTGTTGCAGCAGCCTTTGGCGTAAAAATCAATCCGGGTGCTGATATACCGGCAGTTGTGGTTGGTCGTCCCCCTGCAATGTGTACAGGATGTTCGCATATCGATATGTACACTGCTCTAAAAGAGGTAATGCAAAAATATGGTACAGGACGCGTATTCTCTGATATTGGTTGCTATACGCTTGGAGCGTTGCCACCTTATGGTGTTATCAACTCTTGCGTTGATATGGGAGCGTCAATTACAATGGCAAAAGGTGCTGCCGATGCAGGATTAGTTCCTACCGTTGCAGTTATTGGTGACTCAACATTTGCACATTCGGGCATTACAGGTTTGATTGATGCTGTAAGAGAGAAATCACCAATTACCATAATAATTTCCGATAACGAATCAACGTCAATGACCGGAGGTCAAGATTCGTCGGCTGTTGGTATTATTGAAAAAGTTTGCGAAGCCGTGGGAGTTGAGCCTGAGCATATTCATGTTTTACTGCCATTGAAGAAAAACCACGAAGAGATGGTTGAGGTATTTAGACGTGAGATTGAATATAAAGGCGTTTCTGTTATAATTCCGAGACGTGAGTGTATCCAAAAAGCCGTTCGTAGAAAAAAGAAAGAAGCTAAAGAGAAAAAGCAGTAA
- a CDS encoding phosphoenolpyruvate carboxykinase (ATP), whose amino-acid sequence MKDKNFKEQIGEMLKKHGNVAKNISRRKMIKLSVKKREAMIMECGALATWTAPESTGRSPKDTYMVKHPESQHLIDWTSPNNIPMAPDTFDMLFEDAIKTLEKSDKIYETDRVVGADSAYALPVKTVTNKALSSLFVDNMFRPVPSDIKNSIFAEKPFILISLPDCKVNTERYEGRLRKNEKGEVSNLAVAMDFDRRVGIVYGSAYMGSMKKLIFTVMNYYLPLEGILPLHCSANEGTDGRTALLLGLSGTGKTTLSADPKRALLGDDEHGWSKNGIANFENGCYAKMIDITHEAEPEIWNAVMHKDDYLKHGAIVENAMVYPNGKVDYFDTRYTENSRSSYPLEFLTNIKKSSVGGHPTTILFLTADAYGVLPPISRLDESQAMFWFLMGYTSKLAGTETGVTEPQATFSRFFGAPFMPAQPAVYAQMLGDKMKEHNVKVFLVNTGWSGGKYGVGSRIKLRYTRAMVDAALNGDLNNVQYTTDPIFHVSIPQSCSNVPQEILTPKNVWADKNDFDVTAKMLAGKFSEQFDKAYGSHGLDKEIVKQCPGK is encoded by the coding sequence ATGAAAGATAAAAATTTTAAAGAACAGATCGGCGAAATGCTGAAAAAGCACGGTAATGTTGCTAAAAATATTAGCCGTCGCAAAATGATTAAACTTAGTGTTAAAAAGCGTGAAGCAATGATAATGGAGTGTGGTGCCTTGGCAACGTGGACAGCCCCTGAATCAACAGGGCGTAGCCCAAAAGATACCTACATGGTAAAACATCCTGAAAGTCAACACTTAATTGACTGGACATCACCCAACAATATCCCAATGGCACCAGACACTTTTGATATGCTATTTGAAGATGCTATCAAAACACTCGAAAAATCAGACAAAATATATGAAACTGATCGTGTTGTAGGTGCCGATTCAGCATATGCACTTCCTGTTAAAACAGTGACAAACAAAGCTTTATCAAGCCTCTTTGTAGATAATATGTTTCGTCCAGTTCCGAGTGATATTAAAAATAGTATTTTCGCTGAAAAGCCATTTATTTTGATATCGCTGCCTGATTGCAAGGTAAACACTGAAAGATATGAAGGACGACTTCGCAAGAACGAAAAAGGTGAAGTATCTAATTTAGCAGTTGCAATGGATTTCGATCGCCGTGTAGGTATCGTTTACGGTTCGGCATATATGGGAAGTATGAAAAAATTGATTTTTACCGTAATGAACTACTATTTGCCATTAGAAGGTATTCTTCCTCTACACTGCTCTGCAAATGAGGGAACTGACGGTCGTACAGCACTTTTATTAGGATTGTCGGGCACAGGTAAAACAACACTTTCAGCCGATCCAAAACGAGCATTATTAGGCGATGATGAACATGGTTGGAGCAAAAATGGCATTGCCAATTTTGAAAATGGTTGCTATGCAAAAATGATAGATATTACGCACGAAGCAGAGCCCGAAATTTGGAACGCTGTTATGCACAAAGACGACTATTTAAAACATGGTGCTATTGTTGAGAATGCAATGGTTTATCCAAATGGAAAGGTTGACTATTTTGATACAAGATATACTGAAAACAGTCGCTCATCGTATCCGTTGGAGTTCCTGACAAATATTAAGAAATCGTCGGTTGGAGGACACCCCACAACAATTCTATTTTTAACAGCAGACGCTTATGGTGTATTACCTCCGATTTCACGTTTGGATGAAAGTCAAGCAATGTTCTGGTTTTTAATGGGCTACACCTCAAAACTTGCTGGAACAGAAACTGGAGTAACCGAACCTCAAGCAACATTTAGCCGTTTCTTTGGAGCTCCTTTTATGCCAGCTCAACCAGCCGTTTATGCACAAATGTTGGGAGACAAAATGAAAGAGCATAATGTTAAGGTCTTCTTAGTAAATACAGGTTGGAGTGGTGGCAAGTATGGAGTTGGCTCACGTATTAAATTGCGTTACACTCGCGCAATGGTAGATGCAGCGTTAAACGGCGATTTAAATAATGTTCAATATACAACTGACCCAATTTTCCATGTTAGCATACCACAATCGTGTTCAAATGTGCCACAAGAGATTTTGACACCTAAAAATGTATGGGCTGACAAAAACGATTTCGATGTCACAGCCAAAATGTTAGCAGGTAAATTTAGCGAACAGTTCGACAAGGCTTATGGTAGCCATGGTCTTGATAAGGAAATAGTTAAACAATGCCCAGGAAAATAG
- a CDS encoding indolepyruvate oxidoreductase subunit beta, with the protein MKIDLILCGVGGQGILSIAAALGAAALRNNLYLKQAETHGMSQRGGDVVSHMRISDKPIHSDLIPIGAADMILSVEPMEALRYLPFLSPKGYVVTNTTPIKNIPNYPSEDEIMKELKKLPNVVIIDADTIAEDMGSKRSMNIVMLGAAAPFLDMPYESFENGLRDIFGRKGDDVVNSNLAALKAGYDFSVKNRK; encoded by the coding sequence ATGAAAATTGATTTAATATTATGTGGAGTAGGAGGGCAGGGTATTCTGTCAATTGCAGCTGCTTTAGGTGCTGCCGCTCTACGCAACAACCTATATTTAAAACAAGCCGAGACTCACGGAATGAGCCAACGTGGAGGTGACGTGGTTTCACATATGCGCATAAGCGACAAGCCAATTCATTCAGATTTAATTCCTATTGGAGCTGCCGATATGATTTTGTCGGTCGAGCCAATGGAGGCATTGCGCTATCTGCCATTTTTATCGCCCAAAGGATATGTTGTTACAAACACAACTCCTATTAAAAACATTCCAAACTATCCATCGGAAGATGAGATTATGAAAGAGTTGAAAAAACTACCCAACGTTGTAATTATCGATGCCGATACCATAGCAGAAGATATGGGATCTAAACGTTCAATGAACATTGTTATGCTCGGGGCAGCCGCTCCTTTCTTAGATATGCCGTATGAAAGTTTTGAGAATGGTCTTCGAGATATTTTCGGACGTAAAGGCGATGATGTCGTTAACTCTAATCTTGCTGCACTGAAAGCTGGTTATGACTTTTCGGTGAAAAACCGTAAATAA
- a CDS encoding DMT family transporter, which yields MSNDTYDSRAKILAIGAVLCWSTVATAFKLGLEGLSPISFLFYVIISSIIFLCVFITLTDRWKGFKNIKFSDFLVAVLSGLLNPFAYYLILFEAYDRLPAQVAQTLNYTWPIVLVLMSAFINKRKVAKNVIWGLLLGFLGVMFIASRGHIFVLSFDGVGVFLAVFSSLVWATYWIISKSSKVEPVRFLFINQVVGLLATLLWITVFDIKIAIPNTQSALATIYSGWFEMGIAFVLWITALRYASKPEKISHFIFFAPFLSLFFIRFILSEPIMFSTLVGLVLIISGVLIVEYGSDVFKKIRKKLSV from the coding sequence ATGTCAAACGATACATACGATTCCCGAGCCAAAATATTAGCTATTGGAGCAGTTTTGTGTTGGTCAACTGTTGCAACAGCTTTTAAATTAGGATTAGAGGGTTTGTCGCCGATAAGTTTTCTTTTTTACGTAATAATATCATCGATAATATTTCTGTGCGTATTTATTACGTTGACAGATCGTTGGAAAGGATTTAAAAATATTAAGTTCTCAGATTTTTTGGTGGCAGTTCTTTCGGGACTATTAAATCCATTTGCGTATTATCTGATTCTTTTCGAAGCTTATGATAGACTTCCGGCACAAGTAGCTCAAACACTTAACTATACGTGGCCCATTGTTTTGGTTTTAATGTCAGCTTTTATTAATAAGCGAAAAGTTGCGAAAAACGTTATTTGGGGTTTATTGCTTGGGTTTTTAGGCGTTATGTTTATTGCATCGCGCGGACACATATTTGTTTTATCGTTTGATGGAGTAGGTGTTTTTCTCGCTGTTTTTAGCAGTTTGGTGTGGGCAACATATTGGATTATAAGTAAGTCATCTAAAGTAGAGCCTGTGCGGTTTCTGTTTATAAATCAGGTCGTTGGATTATTAGCAACGTTATTATGGATAACGGTTTTTGATATTAAAATTGCTATACCAAATACTCAGTCGGCATTAGCCACAATATATTCAGGATGGTTTGAAATGGGTATTGCCTTTGTTTTGTGGATAACCGCATTAAGATATGCTTCGAAGCCTGAAAAGATATCGCATTTTATATTTTTTGCTCCATTTTTATCACTGTTTTTTATACGATTTATTCTTTCAGAACCAATTATGTTCTCAACATTAGTAGGACTTGTACTTATTATTTCAGGCGTATTAATTGTTGAATATGGTTCTGATGTATTTAAAAAGATTCGCAAAAAGCTATCTGTTTAG